A window from Ictalurus punctatus breed USDA103 unplaced genomic scaffold, Coco_2.0 Super-Scaffold_100046, whole genome shotgun sequence encodes these proteins:
- the LOC128629963 gene encoding kelch-like protein 10 translates to MELIVEYTYTRRVNITEKNEYKLLIAADYLLKQQAFRFILHNFEEMVRLSEEFLDLTVEQLREIIEKDKLNVKQESEAVLQWIKHAPWKRKAHIGVLLPKVRLGLLTHDYLMNNVSNNILVKDDMTCKPIVTSVLMGIDDLNPSLSLSSDLQRLRLPSAVLLAIGGWCQRIPMNAIEAYDIRAACWVKITCNDESPQAFHRMVYLNGFVYCIGGYNMGNTMQECLRIVRRFDPITRTWAQVSPMHSIWYKVSMCALDGHIYAVGGFHEEHQNTAGRYEPENDRWSMIAPMHERRSNSSATVLNGNVYVCEGSNWIECLLTGEYYSPQMGTNVWTQGPAMNNKHSNFGIEVLHDLLFVVGGENGTTTMDEAECYDEQTSEWHAVENMGISCSALSCCVLSGLPNMAEYAAPRDDPYRVPQRSRSTRGYLTPPANV, encoded by the exons ATGGAGCTGATTGTGGAGTACACGTATACAAGACGTGTTAACATCACAGAGAAAAACGAGTATAAGCTGCTGATCGCTGCTGATTATCTGTTG AAGCAACAGGCCTTCCGGTTTATCTTGCACAACTTTGAGGAGATGGTGCGCCTCTCTGAGGAGTTCCTGGACCTGACGGTCGAGCAGCTGAGAGAGATCATCGAGAAGGACAAACTGAATGTGAAACAGGAGAGCGAGGCCGTCTTACAGTGGATCAAACATGCGCCATGGAAACGGAAAGCGCACATAGGAGTGTTACTGCCCAAAGTGCGTCTGGGGCTACTGACGCACGATTACCTTATGAACAATGTGAGCAACAACATTTTAGTGAAGGACGACATGACATGTAAGCCGATCGTCACCAGCGTTCTGATGGGCATCGATGACCTCAACCCGAGCCTTTCTCTCAGCTCTGATCTCCAGAGACTCCGCCTGCCTAGTGCCGTTCTGCTGGCCATCGGTGGCTGGTGCCAAAGGATTCCCATGAATGCCATAGAAGCGTATGATATACGAGCGGCATGCTGGGTTAAAATCACGTGCAATGACGAGAGTCCACAAGCCTTTCATAGGATGGTGTATCTGAATGGCTTCGTGTACTGCATTGGAGGATATAACATGGGGAATACCATGCAAGAATGCTTAAGAATTGTCAGAAGGTTTGATCCCATCACCAGAACCTGGGCTCAGGTGAGCCCCATGCACTCTATCTGGTATAAGGTGAGCATGTGTGCGCTGGATGGTCATATCTATGCTGTGGGAGGATTCCATGAAGAACATCAGAATACGGCCGGGCGATATGAACCTGAGAATGATCGGTGGAGCATGATCGCGCCGATGCACGAACGCAGGAGCAACTCTAGCGCTACAGTACTGAACGGCAACGTGTACGTATGCGAAGGGTCTAACTGGATTGAGTGTTTGTTGACAGGGGAGTATTACAGTCCTCAGATGGGA ACCAACGTGTGGACACAAGGTCCAGCCATGAACAACAAGCACAGCAACTTCGGCATTGAGGTGCTGCACGATCTCCTGTTCGTTGTTGGAGGAGAGAACGGCACTACCACCATGGATGAAGCGGAGTGTTATGATGAGCAGACTTCTGAATGGCATGCAGTTGAAAACATGGGGATTTCCTGCAGTGCTCTGAGCTGCTGTGTGCTGTCTGGTTTACCCAACATGGCAGAGTACGCTGCTCCCCGAGACGATCCCTACAGAGTCCCTCAGAGGTCACGGAGCACCAGAGGCTACCTCACACCTCCTGCCAACGTCTGA